The region CCCTGCTCAGCCGCGCGCCCCTGACACCGGCCAATCTGCTGCCCGCCCTGGCAAGCGACACGCCCGCGCCCGAGCTGAGCACCACCGCGCGCGCCATCAGCAGCGTACTCAGCCAGGCGGAAAGCGTGCCCGGCGCGCCCCTGTCCCTGGTCGGCAAGGCGCCGCTGATGGCCACACCCGGCGCCGCCCCGGCCCAGGTAGCGCAGAATCTGCGCGATGCCGTCGGCAGCAGCGGCTTGTTCTATGAATCGCATGTGGCCGAATGGGCCGAAGGCAAGCGGCCGCTCGCGTCGCTGCTGCTGGAGCCGCAAATGCAGAAGGCGGCCCAGGGTGAGACGACCAGAACAGGGACCGACCTGGCTTCGGCGCAACTGATCAATTTGCAGCTGCATACGCACGAACAGGCGCGCGTGCAGTGGCAGGGCGAAGCGTGGCCCGGCCAGAAAATGCAGTGGGATATCAGCCGCGATGCGCCGGAAGGCCAGCAGCACGCTGGCACGGAGGCCGACGAGGAAGCGACGGCCTGGCGCAGCAATGTGCGCTTCCAGTTTCCCCTGCTGGGCGACCTGGCCGCGCACGTGGTCTTGCAGGGCGGCAGAGTGGCCATCCAGCTGCAGGCGGGCAGCGAAGGCAGCGCTGGCACCTTGCGCCAGCATGCGGCGACGCTGGAAGCGTCGCTGGACGCGGCCGGCTGGCCCTTGTCGTCGTTGACGATCGCCGGCAAGCCCGAGGCGGCCACTGGAGAAGATGATGCTTGACGACACCAAACGCAAGGTGCCGCAGACGGCCGTCGCGCTGGCCTACCAGAGCGGCACGCCGGCGCCCAAGGTGGTGGCCAAGGGCAGCGGCCTGATCGCGGACCAGATCATCAGCACGGCGCGCGAGCACGGCGTCTTCGTACATGAATCGAAGGAAT is a window of Janthinobacterium rivuli DNA encoding:
- a CDS encoding flagellar hook-length control protein FliK, with translation MLPKMDAIGMTPLTPVKPTRAADAVADPRQAEFQRSLQGLIGKSMQGQVLARMGDGSFLVRVAGTPARMQLPAGAQPGTEIPLTLIGINPRPSFQIGNSRDQPASALLTYADAEAEPEAAEARGPQAGAAQAGTRASNTAATLLSRAPLTPANLLPALASDTPAPELSTTARAISSVLSQAESVPGAPLSLVGKAPLMATPGAAPAQVAQNLRDAVGSSGLFYESHVAEWAEGKRPLASLLLEPQMQKAAQGETTRTGTDLASAQLINLQLHTHEQARVQWQGEAWPGQKMQWDISRDAPEGQQHAGTEADEEATAWRSNVRFQFPLLGDLAAHVVLQGGRVAIQLQAGSEGSAGTLRQHAATLEASLDAAGWPLSSLTIAGKPEAATGEDDA
- a CDS encoding EscU/YscU/HrcU family type III secretion system export apparatus switch protein, translated to MLDDTKRKVPQTAVALAYQSGTPAPKVVAKGSGLIADQIISTAREHGVFVHESKELVALLMDVDLDRQIPPGLYRAIAELLAWLYHIESANGGPIPPPPDTSVNLTDT